The DNA region TCACCGCCCGGGAGGGCGCGGCAAGGGCGTCTTACTCGGTCTCCGTCTCGGGCTCGCGCTCGCCGTCGGAGGCGGTGTCGGCGCTCCCGCCGCTGCCGTCGCCGCCGGGGCCGCCGACCGGACTGCCGGAGGGGTCCATCTCCGCGTCCATCTCCTGGATGACCTCGTCGGGGTCGCGGATGTTCGTCGCGTCGTTGCCCTCCTTGATGGCCTGGGCCTCCTGTTCCATCTCCTCGACGTCGACCTCCGCCTCCTGGTCGATCTGGCCGAGGATCTCCTCGATGTCGTCGAGGCCGAGCAGCTCGCGCGTCTCGCTGTCGAAGTCGAGGCTGTCGAGTTCGCTCTCGCCGTTGACCTTCGCCATGTCGCTCACGTCGCCGCCGGAGAGGTGCTTGCCGTAGCGGCCGACCAGCGAGGTGAGCTCCTGGGGCATGACGAACGTGGTCGACTCGCCCTGGCCGATGTTCTCGAGGGTCTCCATCCCCTTGTCGATGATGGCGCGCTCGCCCATCGACTCGGCGGACTTCGCCCGCAGCACGGTCGAGATGGCGTCACCCTGCGCTTCGAGGATCTGCGACTGCTTTTTCCCCTGGGCGCGGACGATGTCGGACTGCTTCTCACCCTGGGCCTGCTCGATGGCCGAGCGCCGTTCGCCCTGCGCCTCCAGGATCATGGCGCGGCGCTTGCGCTCGGCGGAGGTCTGCTGCTCCATCGCCTGCTGGACGTCCTTCGAGGGGTTGACCTCGCGGACCTCGACGCTCTCGACGCGGATCCCCCACTCGTCGGTGGGCTCGTCCAGCTCCTTGCGGATCTTCGCGTTGATCTCCTGGCGCTTGTTGAGCGTGTCGTCGAGTTCCATGTCGCCCAGCACGGCCCGGAGGGTGGTCTGGGCGAGGTTGGAGACGGCCTTCTTGTAGTTGTCCACTTCGAGGAACGCCTTCTTGGCGTCCATGACCTTGATGTAGACGACCGCGTCGGCGGTCACCGGCGAGTTGTCGCGGGTGATCGCCTCCTGGCGCGGCACGTCCAGCGTCTGGGTCCGCATGTCGAAGGCGTAGGTCTTCGAGACGAACGGCGGGACGATGTTGATACCCGGTTCGAGCAGTTTGCGGTACTCGCCGAAGACCGTCAGGGCCCGTTTCTCGTAGGCGTTGACGATCTCGACGGACTTGTAGACGACCACGACCGCCAGCAGCAACAGCAGCACTGCGACGATCGGAAGGGCGCCACCGACGCTCTGCAACACTGGTGCGGGGCTCATACGTTCGAAGTTTGCTCCACCCAGTCAAAAGTGTTGGGTGAGATACCACAGTTCCGGGCGGCGTCGATGTCGGGTCGGCGGTCCCGGAGCCGGGCGGTCGCCGCGGTCGGGACCCGGTGAGGCTCAGGCGGTGTCCGTCTCGAACTCGCGGTCCCGGTCGGAGTCCTCGGACTCGGAACCCCCGGACTCGCCGTCCGAGTCGGCCGCGGCGTCGTCTATCGCCGTCCCCTCGCCGTCGGTCGCCGCCCCCTCGTCGTCGGTCGCCGTTCCCTCGCGCTGGCGCTCGCGGGCGAGCGCGCGGTCGATGTCGTCGACGCCGCCGGCGAGGGGTTCGACGGTGAGGACGTTGCCGCCGCCGGGGTCGACGACCATCACCTCGGTCCCCTCCTCGATCTCGCCGTCGACGCTCTCGGCGCGGTAGTAGGGGTTGAACCCGCCCCCGTCGAGCTTGACCTCGCCGCCGCTCCGGGAGACGCGCTCGGTGACGCGGCCGGTCTTGCCCCGTAGCGAGTCGGAGTCGCTCGTCTGGTCGGTCCCCTTGCCGCCGTAGAAGTCGAACTGGCGGTAGACGTAGAGCGCCGCGCCGCCCGCCCCGAGGACGAGTCCGGCGAGGATCAGCGGCGCGAGGACGCCGAGTCCCGGGGGCAACAGCAGGCCGACGAGCCCCGCCACCAGCAGGGCGACGCCGAGGACGACGAAGTGCGCGCCGGGCGCGAACGCCTCGGCGAACATCAGTCCGGCGCCCGCCAGCACGAGGAACAGCGAGAGGTTCGACCCGATCCACGACAGGACCGAGGTCTGACCGATCCACTCGAACATAGCGGAGATTCGGTCGCCTGCCCGAAAACACTTCTGCTCGTGCGGGTTTCCACCGCGCCGCCGCCGGAGCCGTCAGAACCGTACGAACACCGCGTAGACGACCGCGGTCACGGCGGCGACGCCGAGCGCGATCGCGCCGACCGTCGACGGGGTCAGCGGCGTGACGACGCTGGCGAACACCAGCAGGACCAGCAGCGCGCCGGCGGCGACGAACACCGCGCTCTCCAGGCTCGGCGTGTCCGACTCGACGGGCAGGTCCGGCGTCACCGACCCGGCGACGTTGCCGCCGCCCCCGTTCTCCCCGCCCCCGCTCCCGTCGCCGTCGTCGCCGTCCGTCCCGCCGAAGGCGACCGTCGGGCCGTCGTCGTCCTCCTCGCCGACCGCCACGTCCCACTCGTCGCCATCGTCGAGGGTGTCGGCCTCCTCGACGTCGCCGGTGTCGTCGCCCACCTCGTCGACGGAGAACCGCCACTCCTCCTCGTCGTCCTCGGCCCCGGCGTCGTCTGCCATGGCCGCTCGTTACGGCCGGCGACCAATAGGGCTTGTCGTCGCCGGCCGCGCCGTGGACCGACTCCTGTTCGATAGCAGATAGAAACGCCGTTCTCCAAGCGCTTTTGTTTCAGGCGGTTCCCCTCGGAGTATGCGAGCGTGCCCTCCAGCCGAGCGGTGGCCGTCGCGGTGCGAGCGGCCGTCCGCCCGACAGCGGCGTGGCGTCGAACGCGAGTCGCTCGCGCGGGAACCGCTTCCCGCGCGGTCCGCGAGTTCCGGGGGTGAGCGACGGTGACCGATCCCGCCGTCGTCGCCGACGGACTGACGAAGCGGTACGGCGAGGAACTGGCCGTCTCGGACCTGTCGCTGTCGATCCCGGGCGGCGACGTGTACGGCTTCCTCGGCCCCAACGGCGCCGGGAAGACGACGACGATGCGGATGCTGACCGGGCTGACCCGCCCGACCGAGGGGACGGCGACGGTCGCGGGCGCCGCCGTCGACGACCGGCCGGCGCTGACCGAGCGGATCGGCTACCTGCCGGCCGACCCGCCGGTCTACGACGAGCTGACCGGCCGCGAACACCTGCGGTACGTCGCGCGGCTCCACGAGCTTCCACCGGCGGAGGCCGGCGAGCGAATCGACGACATGCTCGCGCGGTTCGAGCTGGCGGGCGACGCCGACCGCCGGATCGGGGAGTACTCGACGGGGATGCAGAAGAAGGTCGGCGCCATCGCGGCGCTGCTAGGCGACCCCGAGGTGGTCTTTCTCGACGAGCCGACCAGCGGGCTCGACCCGCGTGCGGCGCGAACGATGCGCGAGACCGTCGCGGCGGTCGCAGAGCGCGACGTGACCGTCTTCCTCTCCTCGCACGTCCTCTCGGTCGTCGACGAACTCGCCGACACCGTCGGCGTCATCGACGACGGGGAGCTCGTCGCCGAGGGGCCCCCGGCGGAGCTGAAACGGCGCGCCCGCGACGACGGCGAGGCGGACCTGGAGACGGCGTTCCTCGACATCACGGAGGACGAGGATGTCCCGGACGAACGAGTCGAGGCCTGAGCGGGGGGCGGCGACGAGGGACCGACCCGCGTCGCCGGGCCGGCGCGGGCGGTTCCCGTCGCCCGCCGTCAGCGCGACCGTCGCCCGCGTCGAGTTGCGGCGGATGGTCCGGCGGGTCCGCGCCCAGGACGTGTGGCTCGCGATGGTCGCGCTGGGGGCGCTCGCCATCCTCGCGGTGCTCCCGATCGCCTTCGACGCGGCGAGCGACTGGGGCGCGACGCTCGCGAGCGGCGACGCCGCCCCCGCCGCGACCGTCTCCCTGCTCGTCGCCACCGGGTGGGTGTTCGTCCTCGCGATGGGCGTCGTCGCCGGTGTCGGCTCCTACGGCGAGATCGACGAGCCCGCCGGGATGCTGACGATCCGCCCGCCGAAGGACGTTGCGGGCGGACTCCTCCTGATGAACGCCGTCGCCTACGTCCCGTACGTGGCCGTCCCGTTCGGCGTCGGGTTCGCCGGCTTGGCCGCCGGCGCGGGCACGCCGCTGCCGCTGGCCGGCGGCTTCGCCGCGACCGCCGCGCTGCTGGTCAGCGCGATGGCGATCGGCTACCCCGCGGGGCTGGCGCTGAAAGGCGCCGTCCGCCGGTCGAAGTGGCTCTCGCGGCTCAAGCCCGTCCTCGGTGCGGTCGTCGCCGTGGCGTACTTCTGGGTGATGTTCGCCGGGCATCTCCCCGCGCTCATCGACGCCCTCTCGCCCGTGTTGCGCGGGCCGCCGCTGGCCTGGCTGGGCGACCTCGCGCTGGCGACCACGCCGGGCGCCGGCGCCTCGACGCTCGGCGCCGCGGCCGCGCTCGGTCTGACCGTCGCCGCCGCCCCGGTCGGCGTCCTCGCGACGGTCCGCGCCGCCGAGTTCGCGTGGTTCACCGACGAGCAGCGCGACACCGACGCGGAGTCCGAACCCGACGAG from Halosimplex halophilum includes:
- a CDS encoding SPFH domain-containing protein is translated as MSPAPVLQSVGGALPIVAVLLLLLAVVVVYKSVEIVNAYEKRALTVFGEYRKLLEPGINIVPPFVSKTYAFDMRTQTLDVPRQEAITRDNSPVTADAVVYIKVMDAKKAFLEVDNYKKAVSNLAQTTLRAVLGDMELDDTLNKRQEINAKIRKELDEPTDEWGIRVESVEVREVNPSKDVQQAMEQQTSAERKRRAMILEAQGERRSAIEQAQGEKQSDIVRAQGKKQSQILEAQGDAISTVLRAKSAESMGERAIIDKGMETLENIGQGESTTFVMPQELTSLVGRYGKHLSGGDVSDMAKVNGESELDSLDFDSETRELLGLDDIEEILGQIDQEAEVDVEEMEQEAQAIKEGNDATNIRDPDEVIQEMDAEMDPSGSPVGGPGGDGSGGSADTASDGEREPETETE
- a CDS encoding DUF7312 domain-containing protein, whose amino-acid sequence is MADDAGAEDDEEEWRFSVDEVGDDTGDVEEADTLDDGDEWDVAVGEEDDDGPTVAFGGTDGDDGDGSGGGENGGGGNVAGSVTPDLPVESDTPSLESAVFVAAGALLVLLVFASVVTPLTPSTVGAIALGVAAVTAVVYAVFVRF
- a CDS encoding NfeD family protein, which gives rise to MFEWIGQTSVLSWIGSNLSLFLVLAGAGLMFAEAFAPGAHFVVLGVALLVAGLVGLLLPPGLGVLAPLILAGLVLGAGGAALYVYRQFDFYGGKGTDQTSDSDSLRGKTGRVTERVSRSGGEVKLDGGGFNPYYRAESVDGEIEEGTEVMVVDPGGGNVLTVEPLAGGVDDIDRALARERQREGTATDDEGAATDGEGTAIDDAAADSDGESGGSESEDSDRDREFETDTA
- a CDS encoding ABC transporter ATP-binding protein, which produces MTDPAVVADGLTKRYGEELAVSDLSLSIPGGDVYGFLGPNGAGKTTTMRMLTGLTRPTEGTATVAGAAVDDRPALTERIGYLPADPPVYDELTGREHLRYVARLHELPPAEAGERIDDMLARFELAGDADRRIGEYSTGMQKKVGAIAALLGDPEVVFLDEPTSGLDPRAARTMRETVAAVAERDVTVFLSSHVLSVVDELADTVGVIDDGELVAEGPPAELKRRARDDGEADLETAFLDITEDEDVPDERVEA